The following proteins are co-located in the Vidua macroura isolate BioBank_ID:100142 chromosome 1, ASM2450914v1, whole genome shotgun sequence genome:
- the RNF19A gene encoding E3 ubiquitin-protein ligase RNF19A has protein sequence MKFNPFLMSDLDMSLHRQMGSDRDLQSSASSVSLPSVKKAPKKRRISLGSLFRRKKDTKRKSRDLNGGVDGIASIESIHSEMCTDKNSIFSTCTSSDNGTTSSSKPSGDFMECPLCLLRHSKDRFPEIMTCHHRSCVDCLRQYLRIEISESRVNISCPECSERFNPHDIRLILNDDILMEKYEEFMLRRWLVADPDCRWCPAPDCGYAVIAFGCASCPKLTCGREGCGTEFCYHCKQIWHPNQTCDAARQERAQSLRLRTIRSSSISYSQESGAAADDIKPCPRCAAYIIKMNDGSCNHMTCAVCGCEFCWLCMKEISDLHYLSPSGCTFWGKKPWSRKKKILWQLGTLVGAPVGIALIAGIAIPAMIIGIPVYVGRKIHNRYEGKDISKHKRNLAIAGGVTLSVIVSPVVAAVTVGIGVPIMLAYVYGVVPISLCRSGGCGVSAGNGKGVRIEFDDENDINVGGTNAAVDSTSVAEARHNPSIGEGSVGGLTGSLSASGSHMDRIGAIRDNLSETASTMALAGASITGSLSGSAMVNCFNRLEVQADVQKERYSLSGESGTVSLGTVSDNASTKAMAGSILNSYIPLDREGNSLEVQVDIESKPAKFRHHSGSSSVEDGGAAGRGPAGCSGPPEGKAGATKWSKDSTAGKKCKGKLRKKSSMKINETREDMDAQLLEQQSTNSSEFDSPSLSDSIPSVADSHSSHFSEFSCSDMESMKTSCSHGSSDYHTRFTTVSVLPEVENDRLENSPQPSGIPVPVPAAPSTDVPQLSYIAEESIHNGSSTDADLGVGETLKETNNNHSQQAVELSTAIQTEM, from the exons ATGAAATTTAACCCCTTTCTGATGAGTGACCTAGACATGAGTTTACATCGGCAAATGGGCTCTGATCGGGACCTCCAGTCTTCTGCTTCCTCAGTGAGCTTGCCATCAGTTAAAAAGGCaccaaagaaaagaagaatttcaTTGGGCTCACTTTTTCGGAGAAAAAAAGACACGAAACGCAAGTCTAGGGATTTAAATGGAGGTGTTGATGGGATTGCAAGTATTGAAAGTATTCATTCAGAAATGTGTACTGACAAGAACTCTATTTTCTCCACGTGTACCTCTTCTGATAACGGAACAACCTCTAGCAGCAAACCAAGTGGAGACTTCATGGAATGTCCCTTGTGCCTTTTGCGGCACTCCAAGGACAGGTTCCCAGAGATAATGACTTGTCACCATAGATCTTGTGTGGATTGCTTGCGTCAGTATCTGCGGATAGAAATCTCTGAGAGCAGAGTTAATATTAGCTGCCCAGAATGCTCAGAACGCTTTAATCCTCATGATATTCGTTTGATATTAAATGATGACATCTTGATGGAAAAATATGAAGAGTTTATGCTTAGGCGATGGCTGGTTGCAGATCCTGATTGTAGGTGGTGCCCAGCTCCAGATTGTGG ATACGCTGTGATCGCGTTTGGATGTGCCAGCTGCCCCAAACTGACGTGTGGGCGAGAAGGCTGCGGAACGGAGTTTTGCTACCACTGTAAGCAAATCTGGCATCCCAACCAGACCTGTGATGCTGCTCGCCAGGAGAGAGCCCAGAGTCTGCGCCTGAGAACAATTCGTTCGTCATCGATCAGTTACAGCCAGGAATCTGGAGCAGCAG cTGATGACATAAAGCCATGCCCACGCTGTGCTGCttatataataaaaatgaatgaTGGAAGCTGCAATCATATGACTTGTGCTGTCTGTGGCTGTGAATTCTGTTGGCTATGTATGAAAGAGATCTCAGATTTACATTATTTAAG CCCATCAGGTTGCACATTTTGGGGAAAGAAACCATGGAGCCGTAAGAAGAAAATCCTGTGGCAACTAGGGACACTTGTTGGAGCTCCTGTAGGAATTGCCCTAATAGCTGGCATTGCTATTCCTGCTATGATTATTGGAATTCCTGTGTATGTGGGACGTAAG atTCACAATCGATACGAAGGCAAAGATATTTCAAAGCACAAACGAAACTTGGCTATAGCAGGTGGTGTAACCTTATCTGTAATTGTTTCTCCAGTTGTAGCTGCAGTAACTGTAG GTATTGGTGTTCCTATTATGCTGGCTTATGTGTATGGAGTTGTTCCAATTTCCCTGTGCCGAAGTGGAGGCTGTGGTGTGTcagctggaaatggaaaaggtgtCAGGATAGAATTTGATGATGAAAATGATATAAATGTTGGTGGAACAAATGCAGCTGTAG ATAGCACGTCGGTGGCAGAGGCGCGTCACAACCCCAGCATAGGGGAGGGGAGCGTGGGGGGCCTGACGGGCAGCCTGAGCGCCAGCGGCAGCCACATGGACAGGATCGGAGCCATCCGGGACAACCTGAGCGAGACAGCGAGCACcatggccctggctggggccaGCATCACGGGGAGCCTCTCGGGGAGCGCCATGGTGAACTGCTTTAACAG ACTGGAAGTACAAGCAGATGTGCAGAAAGAACGATACAGTCTGAGTGGAGAATCTGGCACAGTTAGCTTGGGGACAGTTAGTGACAATGCCAGTACCAAAGCAATGGCAGGATCCATTCTGAACTCCTACATCCCTTTGGACAG GGAAGGTAACAGCCTGGAAGTGCAGGTGGATATCGAATCCAAGCCAGCCAAGTTCCGGCACCACAGCGGGAGCAGCAGCGTGGAGGACGGCGGCGCTGccgggcgcggccccgccggctGCTCCGGCCCGCCCGAAGGCAAAGCCGGCGCCACCAAGTGGTCCAAGGACAGCACGGCGGGGAAGAAGTGCAAAGGTAAGCTGAGAAAGAAGAGTAGCATGAAGATTAATGAGACGAGAGAGGACATGGATGCTCAGCTGTTGGAGCAGCAAAGCACAAACTCCAGTGAATTTGACTCTCCCTCTCTGAGCGATAGTATTCCATCTGTAGCAGATTCACACTCCAGCCATTTCTCTGAGTTCAGTTGCTCAGATATGGAAAGTATGAAAACTTCCTGTAGCCATGGTTCCAGTGACTATCACACTCGCTTTACCACAGTCAGTGTTCTCCCAGAGGTGGAAAATGATCGCTTGGAAAATTCTCCACAGCCGAGTGGAATCCCTGTGCCTGTTCCAGCAGCCCCAAGCACTGATGTTCCACAGCTGAGTTACATTGCTGAGGAAAGCATTCATAATGGATCTTCGACAGATGCAGATTTAGGTGTCGgtgaaacactgaaagaaacaaacaacaaccaTTCACAACAGGCTGTGGAATTAAGCACTGCTATTCAGACTGAAATGTAA